The Monomorium pharaonis isolate MP-MQ-018 chromosome 5, ASM1337386v2, whole genome shotgun sequence genome includes a window with the following:
- the LOC105830088 gene encoding uncharacterized protein LOC105830088 — protein sequence MGPLCAGGGGFCRQQDPRGGAQGLFKTEAIWFDGSRQKGPAEPHITVEDIRIKPLVFPPARRPHGPSGLGQPWPAVARPGRTVALYGVPVWAKKIYASRALCEEQRRLAVRLIRGTVSQEAACVLSESVPWNLLAVEHLERYLWRLGLRVEGGTPTAQAVVRWNDQARRLTVATWKERLAFATAGLRAVRAIRPVLPERLDRRYGTLSYKMTQVLTGHGCYLHNKVGRESTTRCHYCGADENSAQHTLEIYPRGRTSAESSRVSSAPMISRCQASCGGCSTARKTGRPCPSARK from the exons ATGGGGCCGCTATGCGCGGGTGGGGGTGGTTTTTGTCGTCAACAAGATCCGCGCGGTGGGGCTCAGGGTCTCTTCAAAACGGAGGCCATCTGGTTTGACGGGTCTCGGCAAAAAGGCCCGGCGGAGCCCCACATAACGGTGGAAGACATCCGTATCAAG CCGCTGGTCTTTCCACCAGCACGTAGACCGCATGGCCCCTCCGGGTTAGGGCAGCCATGGCCGGCTGTTGCCCGACCTGGGAGAACAGTGGCGCTGTATGGCGTCCCCGTGTGGGCTAAGAAGATATACGCCAGCCGCGCGCTCTGCGAGGAGCAGCGGCGGCTGGCGGTGAGGCTCATACGAGGCACTGTCTCTCAGGAGGCGGCGTGCGTGCTGTCAGAATCCGTTCCTTGGAACCTCTTGGCCGTGGAGCACCTGGAACGCTACCTTTGGCGTTTGGGGCTCCGCGTCGAAGGGGGGACCCCGACGGCGCAAGCGGTCGTGCGGTGGAACGATCAGGCCCGGCGGCTTACGGTCGCGACGTGGAAGGAGAGGCTGGCCTTTGCGACGGCCGGCCTTAGAGCCGTCAGGGCGATCCGGCCGGTTCTTCCGGAACGACTGGATCGCCGGTACGGGACACTCTCCTATAAGATGACGCAGGTGCTCACCGGACACGGGTGCTATCTGCATAACAAGGTGGGGCGCGAGTCGACGACGAGGTGCCACTATTGCGGGGCGGACGAGAACTCGGCGCAGCACACGCTGGAGATATATCCCCGTGGGCGAACGAGCGCCGAGTCCTCACGGGTGTCCTCGGCACCAATGATCTCTCGCTGTCAGGCGTCGTGCGGAGGATGCTCGACAGCGAGGAAAACTGGGAGGCCGTGTCCTTCTGCGAGGAAGTGA